From the Nycticebus coucang isolate mNycCou1 chromosome 13, mNycCou1.pri, whole genome shotgun sequence genome, the window tgagctgtgacgccaggggactctaccaagggcaaaataatgagacaagaaagaaaggaaggagagaaggaaagaaagaaaggagaagggaaggggaaggaataaggaagggagaaagaaaagagactcAGAGACTCAGACAGTTTCATCTGGTATCttgtatgtgttttatattttttgtgtcCAGGGTTCCTAGCCTCTAACTCCTGTAGCCCATGTGATAGTCTTTTTTTATAATGTTAGGGCACTTTAGACTTCAGGAGGCAGAATCTCTGTCTGGCCTGCTCCTGTCCTCCTTCCATCCATTCAAGGCAGGACTCTAATCTGAATGTGGGTCAAAATACCGTAATTCCGGAGAGGATCCCATACCCTGGAGGAAGGAAATCTACACAGGGCCAAAAATAGTCTGAAAAGATGCCTCAATCAGTGTATTGTggtttgtctctaattaacagacttctttttttttttttcagacagagcctcaagctgtcaccctgggtagagtgctgtggcatcacagctcacagcaatggcatcacagctcacagcaacctcctcctcctgggctcaagtgattctcctgcctccgcctcccaagtagctgggactacaggcacctgccacaacgccggctcttttttttttttggttgcagctgtcattgttgtttggcgggccgggctggattcgaacccgccagctcaggtgtatgtggctgatgccttagctgcttgagccaaagGCCTCGAGCCCAGACTTCTTTATGTAAATGTTTCTTGCTACtgattccaagcctttagacaaaagttctttctttctttcttttttttttttttgagacagagtgttaccctgtcaccctttgtagaatgcagtggcatcacagctcacagcaacctcaaagtcttgggcttaggcaattctcttgcttcagcctcctgagtagctgggactacaggcacccaccacacagcccggctatttttttgttgcagtttggcgggactgggttcaaacccgccaacctgggtatatggggcgggcgccctacccactgagcacaggtgccacccaacaaaagttatttctttaaccaattacaaatcaaaaaacCTTTAAACCTACCTATAACCTATGAGCCCCTGCTTGGGATGTCTTGCCTTTTGTGGCCAAATCAGTGTATATCTTCTATGTgttgatttataattttacctgcaattcctgtatgttccctaaaatgtataaaaccaaactgtaacccaggTGCCTTGGGAACACTTGGTCTAGGATTCATGACTCTCTGGAGAGGCAGTCACtcatatttggctcagaataaatatctttaaattatttctacagAGTTCAGGTTTTCCCACAATGGCCAGGCTGGCCGGCTTCTGTGCAGACTGCCCAGCAGCGCGGACTGCAGGCCACTGCACAGGCTCAGTTGGATTTTAACTcaatttgttgactttttttttttttttttatgtggggccggcgccctgctcactgagccacaggcgccgcccttcattatattttctaattggcTATAGGAATAATTGTGTATAGGAATAGTAGGAATTTTTCTATCCTGACCTCTTTCAGCAAACTtgccttattcttttttattttttaatttttaattttaattttattttatttttgtgtggtttttggccagggctgggtttgaacccgccacctccagcatatgggaccggcgccctactccttgagtcacaggcgccgccctgttgactttctttttttttttttttttttgtggtttttggccagggctgggtttgaacccgccacctctggcatatgggactggcgccctactctttgagccacaggcgccacccaatttgttgacatttttctctttgacATATATAACGAAAATATCCGTCTTAGCCATTTTTAGTATACAATTTGGTAGCATAAATTACAACAGCATCATTGTACAACAGTCACTAGAACCTGGGCAGGACCTAGGTGGGGCAGGTGGCTGTGGAGTCCTGGCCGCCTGCTGGCTGGACAGACCCAGACTTCTCTGAGACAAATAAAGCCTTGCCTTCTTACcctttccaagaaagaaagaaagaaagaaagtgccaGGGAAGTAGAGTACAGAACAAGCCTCACAGCCTGGCTCCTGCAAGAGCCTGCAAAGTCCCTGCAGCGCCAGTTGCAAGGCCCGGGAGGGGCGGGGCCGGGCGCGTGGCGACCTTGGTCCCGCCCCTGGGGGGGGGTCACATTTGGCAGAGGGGCGGGTCCTCCCTCACCCCTAGAGCGACCGGAAGTAACCCTTGAGCACTTCCGGGGATCAGGCTTGTTTCCCGACGGGCACCGGGTAGCTCCTGTGCTTGATCGCTCGGGCCAAGGTGGGGTGGACGCTGCGCGTGGGCGGTGCGGGTGGCGTGGGGTAGGCCCGCCCTACCTGGGCGGGGGCGGCGTAGCAGGACTTAGCCCCTTCGCCACCTTGTCCAGGGAGCCCTGGAGACTGTGGGTGGGGCTTTTCCCCAGTCGGAGCGCGCTGAGGGTGTCCTGGGCCGCGGCGCGGGGACGGATAGCTGCGGAGCGCAGGCCTCGACTCCCCGCTGATGCGCCCACGCCCCAGAACGGGTGGAGCCGCCACTTTTTCGGAGGCGAGGGCTGCGAGCCCGGCCTGCGTCCGGGCCGCGTTGTGACCAGGAGAGCGGCAGCGCGAAGCCCATTTTCATGGGAGGCCTCCCGTTAGAGCCTCCCGTTAGTCCTAGCGAAGCGGTGAGAATTGGCAGTGGGTGGTCGTTGACTGCCAGGGTGAGAGGGCCCAGCATTCCTGGGAAAATGGGGGCATGTAGCCAGAGGAAAGCTCTCTGTGCTCCCGCATGTCCTGGCCCCGCTGTGCTTAGAGTTCCGGCTGTGCTCTGTTTGGTCTCTGCTCCTGGAGCTTTCTCCTAGTTCATTCTTTCCAATATTACTTATTTGGAGAACATACGGCGCTCCTGTTTCTGGCCCTTCCCTGTTCCCCCTCCTTGCCAATTCTGCTTGTCTTTCATGTTTTGGATGGCACTGTAGTCAGGGCCACTTGCCCAGCTCCCATAACATtgactgccatttttttttctttctttcttttttttttttttgcagtttttggctggggctgggtttgaacctgccacctctggcatatggggctggctccctactcctttgagtcacatgTGCGGACCGACtgccgtttctttttttttttttggagacagagtctcaagctgttgccctgggtagagtgctatggcgtcatagctcacaacaacctccaacacttgggcgcgagtagttctcttgcctcagtttttctacttttagtagagaagaggcgtcttgcttttgctcaggctggtcttgaactcaagagctcaagctatccacccgcctcaccctcccagagtgctagaattacaggcgtgaaccactgcatccTGCCCATTGACTGTCATTTCATAGTTTACACTGTCAGTATCTAACCCCACGGACCACATCAATCCTCACTGATTGAAACAAAGAACATGGGAGTCACTAGTCTTCTCTTCTCACCCCCAGGTATCTTCATCTTGCACCTACTTTTTGGGCTGGCTGATCAAGAAGGAAGAAGCAGTAATGTCTGTGGGGGCTGCAGCTCCATACCTGCATCATGTAGGTGACAGTCACAGTGGTCAAGTGAGCTTTCTGGGGGCCCAGCTTCCTCCAGAGGTGGCAGCAATGGCCCGGCTCCTAGGGGATCTGGACAGGAACACCTTCAGAAAGCTGCTGAAGCTTGTGGTCAACAGTGTACAGGGGGAGGACTGCAGGGAGGCAGTGCAGCGTCTTGGGACCAGTGCCAGCCTGTCAGAGGAGCGACTGGGCGCCCTGCTTGCAGGGCTGCACACCCTGCTCCAGCAAGCCCTCAGGCTGCCCCCGGCTAGTTTGAAGCTTGATGCCTTCAAGGACCAGCTCCAGGAGCTCTGTATCCCGCAAGATTTGGTTGGGGACTTGACCAGTGTGGTATTTGGGAGCCAGCGGCCCCTACTTGACTCTGTTGCCCTCCAGCAGGGGACCTGGCTGCCCCACGTCACTGACTTTCGCTGGAGGGTGGATGTGGCAATCTCTACCAGCACCCTGGCTCGCTCCCTGCAGCCAAGCGTGCTGATGCAGCTGAAGCTTTCAGATGGGTCTGCACACCGCTTTGAGGTCCCCATGGCCAAGTTCCAGGAGCTGCGGTACAGTGTGGCTCTGGTTCTGAAAGAGGTGGCAGACCTTGAGAAGAGGTGTGAGTGCAAACTGGACTGAACCTTCACTTGGGCAGTCCCAGTCAAGTCAGCTGGGGAGGATAGGCTTGGCAGGTGCCAAAGCCCACGACAGTCCTGCCCCTTACGTAAAGTAGACTATAGTGAGAATGTTTGAATGTAATTATGTGATTTTCTGTTTAATTGAAAGACAGCTGTGCATTTCAGGTTTTGGAAGTAAAGTAACCATtaaaaactatgtttttaaaaatgcacaccaTCCCCTGGCCCTTCGTCTTTCTTGTGGCTGCATGGCCAGGTCAAATTCTGAGGTCCAGGCACAGGCTCTTCGTGGATAGATAACACGAGGTTTCCCAGTCTGGCCCCATGTTGCACTTGAGCTCCTATGTGCATTTGCTTTTGTGAACCCTGTTTTAGGGTAGAAATTTTAATTCTCCTAAGTCCTTGCCCTCATGGAGCTGATATTCCAGTGGGGATGGGGAAACATTACAAAAGAcatgatagggcggcgcctgtggctcaaggagtagggcgctggtcccatatgccagaggtggcgggttcaaccccagccccggccaaaaaccacaaaaaaaaaaaaaaaaaaatgacaaaaataatataGAGTGGCAcctatgactcagtgagtagggcactggccccatgtgccgagggtggctggttcaaacccggcctcggccaaactgcaacaaaaaaacagctgggaattttggcaggcacctgtggtcccagctactcgggaggccgaggcaagagaatcgcctaagcccaagagctggaggttgctgtgagctgtgatgccaaagcactctaccgagggtgagaaagtaagactgtctctaatatatatatgtgtgtgtgtgtatatataatgatTGTCAGAGGTTGGTGAGTAATATTGCAAATAAAGTCTGAGTGATGGGGTGGCCTGCTTTGATGATGTGATATCTGAGCAAAGAGACTCCAAGGGGGTGGGAGAATACAGCTATCAGACAGAAGAACATTTTAGGCAGGGGACGACTAGTGCATAGGCCGCCAACAGAGAGGAGAGATGCCTGTGGCTGCAGCCAAAGAGGAGGAGGTCCTTGGAGGGGGGTGAAGTTGGGGAGGGCAGAGTCAGGATCTCTCCTGGGTGTCTCTAGGACAGGTGTGTGCAGGGGCCACGACCAGCTTTGCAGTCACCTTGTGCCAGTAGGGACATTGGAGTTTTGCTCCTTGCAGAGCTGTGTGTTCCCTTTGACAGTGTCCCTGCCTCTGAAGCATTTCTCTGGTTCACTTGTAGTCTCTCTGCTGGGAAACCAGGTCACAAGCCAAAAGTACAGGGGCCTGAGCTGCAGAAACTTCCTCTGAAAACAGGCAGTAAGCTTTGGTGCTGGCCCTGCCTAAGATGGAACCCCACCCTTTCCATCCTCCAGGGTCCAGGCCAGGCCATCTGGCCAGCACAGGTTGTTTACAGAATGTTGAGGTAGAACGGTTGCATTCCATCTTAAATAAAGACCATGGCAATTGAGGTGTGGACCACCTGCAGGGAAGGGAGGAGTGTGCCTGTTGATGGCTGAGTACAGAGGAGAGCTGTCCAGGAAGCCGGAGGGTTGAGACCAAGGTCAAGGATGGGGCTGAGCAGAATGGACATTCTTGAGCAAAGTGTTTGCCACAAGGGAGCTCTCTACATTACGCACACAgacgcctgccacacgcccagctattttgtcattgtagttgttgtttagctggcccagaatgggttccaacccaccagactgtgtatgtggccagcgccatacccactgagctatgggtgccacccccaaaaagcatttttattgtattttttattttttaggatgtATAAGAACAGTATGTTCTTAGGTTCTCCACATAAGAACAGTATGTTTCAGGTCTatgattttcatttaatattaacAGAAACAATCTGTATAGAAAACCCAAAGGCAACCATATAGTATAATACATAAAATGTgcaaatgtactttaaaaatacaagttattctttttttttttttttttttgtagagacagagtctcactttatggccctcagtagagtgccgtggcctcacacagctcacagcaacctccaactctgggcttaagctattctcttgcctcagcctcccgagtagctgagactacaggcgcccgccacaacgcccggctattttttggttgcagtttggctggggccgggtttgaacccgccaccctctgtatatggggccggcgccttactggctgagccacaggcgccgcccaaaatacaAGTTATTCTATACCATTTGCAGTGCAAAACTTCATAGTAATTAAGCAATCTACCTTATTCTAGCTAGATTTTTAGCTAACTCGATCTTTTGCATGTACAGCCAATGCAGATGTAGAAGGCACAACTTAGTGTTGATGCTAAAGTGTATAACACACACCCTCAGAATATttgaagatattaaaataattatcatttgtattttattaatgagTCATCAACTCATTTCTAAAGCTTTATAAAGCATTAGACTGCTAACATATGTGTGGCCAGGACAAACTGTTCCCTGAACTTAAAAGGCGAAAGGTAATGTACtaccttacattaaaaaaagaaatgtatgggtggcgcctgtagctcaaaggagtggggtgccagccccatatgctggaggtggcaggatcaaaacccagccccagccaaaaactgcaaaaaaaaaaaaaaaaagaaaagaaatttatggctcagtgcctatggctcaagtggctaaggtgccagcgggttcaaatccagcccaggtctgccaaacaacaatgatggctgaacctaaaaatagccaggcattgtggcaggcgcctgtagtcccagcaacttgggaggtgaaggcaggagaatcgcttgagcccaggagttggaagttgctgtgagctgtgatgcgacagctctctacccagggcaacagcttaaggctctgtctcaaaaaaaaaaaaaagaaagaaatttatataatatatatatatgtacacacatacaccaaTATTACACATAAGTAAGGTCCCATAATCCAAACGGAGGCTATTTCCTTATCAACAAAGGTTCTGTAGGAtaagatttagaaataaacatatcctacatcaagcacacaaagtgaattcagtgtgagtttaaaatgacttgcttttcttcctgagGCTTGAGggacttggacccccctgggttacacacagagttggcttccttggagttgtaaaattccttaagccttttctctgaagcctgagatcaaagggcatgccgcccttcctcagagataagggccagagggttgacgtatgttaacaacatattgtcagaggtctataggtactctgccctgaaggaaagacacagtcattacttcatactgagtaaactgagtgaatgcttgaagatattcttctattttttttttttttgtttgtttgttttggggccagggctgggtttgaacccgccacctccagcatatgggacctgcgccctactccttgagccacaggtgccgcccgaagatattcttctattaactctgttcccctgtggctactttcttctttgtgatctttctttagatacctgcccagaaattagtcaatgtttagaagaggtttactacaaaggtgattgtattgatatgataacaaaatatttcctttcaattaatttcagataggtaaaataagataatgatgaaacgaatagataatagattaagtgtgtatgtgactagaaaactataaagtcaaaacctggaataaagattttttctACACGCAATCTCAtttcgtgtagtctgtttcttgatataataattacaggagcgagtttacacccacggcaaagctgctgttcgttcgcgtctctggtcacgcaacaggTTCCTATTACAGTATTTCATgacagttatttaaaaattacatacttatgggaaacagaaagagggaaggagggaggtgggtggggccttggtgtgtgtcacacttgatgggggcaagacatgattgcaagagggactttacctaacaattgcaatcagtgtaacctggcttattgtaccctcaatgaatccccaacaataaaaaaaaaaaataataaataaataaataaaaattacatac encodes:
- the COMMD5 gene encoding COMM domain-containing protein 5 isoform X1, whose translation is MGGLPLEPPVSPSEAVSSSCTYFLGWLIKKEEAVMSVGAAAPYLHHVGDSHSGQVSFLGAQLPPEVAAMARLLGDLDRNTFRKLLKLVVNSVQGEDCREAVQRLGTSASLSEERLGALLAGLHTLLQQALRLPPASLKLDAFKDQLQELCIPQDLVGDLTSVVFGSQRPLLDSVALQQGTWLPHVTDFRWRVDVAISTSTLARSLQPSVLMQLKLSDGSAHRFEVPMAKFQELRYSVALVLKEVADLEKRCECKLD
- the COMMD5 gene encoding COMM domain-containing protein 5 isoform X2 → MSVGAAAPYLHHVGDSHSGQVSFLGAQLPPEVAAMARLLGDLDRNTFRKLLKLVVNSVQGEDCREAVQRLGTSASLSEERLGALLAGLHTLLQQALRLPPASLKLDAFKDQLQELCIPQDLVGDLTSVVFGSQRPLLDSVALQQGTWLPHVTDFRWRVDVAISTSTLARSLQPSVLMQLKLSDGSAHRFEVPMAKFQELRYSVALVLKEVADLEKRCECKLD